ATGGTCTTGGGAGTATAACCAACCCGTCTATATGTGTTTTGCTGACTTGGAAAAGGCACATTCCTGGGTCCCTTGAGGTGCCATGGTGGGGGGCACTGCAGGAGTATGGGGAACTGGAACCACTGCAATGCGTGATCtagtctctatatgaccaaagtaggagctgtcatTGCACTTTTGACATCAGACCTGTTCCTAGTGGGGGctggactctgccagggctgtgccttgtcagcAGTCCTGTTCATGATGTTCACAGATGTGATTTAAAGGTGCAATTAGAGTATTCAGTTTATTGAGTATTCAGTTTATTGACCTCAGATTtatatctctgctttttgcagataatgTAATTCAGTTGCCTTCATTAAGCAATGACCTCTGATGCACACTGAGCAAgtttgaggccaagtgtgaagtgactgggatgagaatcaccaTGTCCAAATCTGAGTTATTGCTCCAAGTGGAtgggtttaagtatctcggggtcttgttcatgagtgggggtaagttgtAGTGGGAGATTGAGAAACAGACTGGggtggtgtctgatgttttatggatgctgtacTGAACCGTCATGgcaaagaaagagctgagccagaagatgaggctctcaatttatcaGTCAATTTACACTCCTGTCCACACTCATGGTCATGTAGTCTGGATTATGACAGAAAGAATAAGGTTGTAGATAAATCATTGTATCTGCAatccacttaacaaacagaattttcaattttcaaatggcccttttttacaaatgaaaaaaaaaaacatatttacaaatacagatttatttctaaaacgcaccacacatttcagtaagttgtgtgtgttatatcaaccaaccaaccactcaTGTCTGTCAGGAAAGTAATTTACTCATAATGCAGTGGGGCATGTGtgtaaaatgctaaaaccttcaaaattagtgcattactttaaaactaaaacatatagctgatattttcactttataaaacgacagacatgacgttaatttaaataacttgtctggaattagtttggttaaaattttaaccataagttaaaactgtctgcgtgtgcatgacttgggtgatatgctggcaagtctgtatggtgtgactCCCATCCCCTcccctttctctctggtcaccaggtctcttgttgagagaaggctgatctgacacagaagcactggctcgttgttgtgtcagtagttgCTAGTGTACTGacgtcaatactgaaagttatcgattTAGCTTTTATCTATAACTTCTGCTAAATGTTTTAGGTGttttttataaaagataacttttcagctagcgttttaactgttatcgaagcaaaatttttgattagctgtgcccaccactggtattaaAATTGTAAAATTGTATTTGTTCATCCTTCTAGGCTAATGTGTGAGTTTAACGACAACAATGAAAGTATTGTTTCACTGGAAATTAAATGCACTGTCAGCCTTTAATGAAGTGTTTCTCATTTTTGTCACATTTGCAATTCATTATCTTTCAAATTATTTTGTCAAACATGATAATTTCTCATATGTAAATTGCAATGCATGTTAATAAGGAGATACATTTCAGTTGGTGTGGAGGCCGTTTTGAATTTTTGCACAAAAGTAGGTCAACACCAAAACTCGTAACACATAGGTTTGAGGTCCCCTTGACTAACTCTATTAAGACAGTGTAATAGATATTgcatgaatatatatataaaatccaaaaTTATCATTATTAGCAAAGCCCATTCACTTACTGTAACTACACTGTGCTATTTATTTTGAtacacaataaaaataataataattctgactAACCCTCCTTTAAGTTTCAATACCTCGGCTCATGATTGCCTTCTTTGTGTTTCTCTCAGGTCTTAGGAGGATAATGTAACATTTTGGTCCAAAAAGTGCAACCAAGAGGCCAAAACTGGAGGCCAGGATGGCGAATACTTCCACTGCATCTGCATATTTACCAGGGGAGCTGATATAAGTCGGAACAAATGCCACCCACACAGCACAGAATATCAGCATGCTGAAAGTGATGTGTTTAGCCTCATTAAAGCTATCAGGAAGATTCCTGGCCAGAAATGCAAGCAGGAAGCTGAGGACAGCCAGAAAGCCAATATAACCCAATAACACTGCAAAACCAACTGTGGAACCAACAACACATTCATAAACTATTTTGTCATTCTGATACTGAGTGTTTTTATGAGGAGCTGGAGAGGAAGACGTAAGCCAAGCAATGCAGATTACTGCCTGGACAGAACCCAAAGCCAGAACTGTCCCTCTCTGTTGCTTCACACCAAACCATTTCAACCTGGGTCCATCTCCTGGTTTGGAGGACTTAAACACAGCCAGAACCACCATGGTTTTTACCAGGATACATGAGACACAAAGCACAAAGCTGATCCCACACACTGCATGCCTCAGCTGACATGTCCATAGAAGAGGCCGGCCAATGAACAGCAGTGAGCACAGGAAGCACAGTTTGAGTGAAAGTATGAGCTGGAAGCTCAGTTCTGAATTGTTGGCTCGCACTATGGGTGTACTGCGATAATATGTGAAGATCCAGAGGACAACAGCACAGATAAATGTCCCCAGCAACAAGGCAGTTGTCAAGCAGATACCCAGAGGCTCATGATAGGACAGGAACTCTATTCCTTTAGGAATGCATTGGTCACGCCGTGAACTTGACCAAAGGTCTTCTGGGCAGCTGGTGCATTCCATGGAGTCTAATGAATAGAGCAGAGAATGTGCATTTTAATTACACTCAGccacttttgttttgttcatgaattgaagtaaaaaaaaatatctaAAATGTATTTTGTGCACATAATATGCTCATCTCTAGAACATttttgccactggacacctttctgAAAGTTTGCTGACAGTGGGCCAAGCTTTCCCACCAGTCGTCAGACACAACCTTTccactgaactttaatttctttttattctttttttttttttttttgctcactgcATCACTCAGCACAGTGGATCTCTGTACActgtgatggttggattatcacatgggatttattaatGATGTGCTTGTTTGCGGCACACAGCAGctgggtgagaggcttttcaccacaggctgtagtCCTGGGTCCTGTCCACCcagcactgtgaaacactcctggttcTGTGCTGGAGGTGAGATTAATGTTTAATAATATTGTCAGGGCCTGGCGATACATTTCTACATCACACCTCCTATAGAGTTttgatggtgatcaagtaataatatgtatattacagcggtgagatccattcagctctgagcctctgacatgtgctatgatgcattactgcacatgagaTCATGGAGAGGTGACCTGCCTGTAGTATCACAGATATGATGGGTACaatattttacattatttatgtcgcccatgggaaggactggaaatatatctgtactgtaaggtctaataTGGATACAACAGCCTGTTCACATCTGCTGCAGTGCGCGTTGTGCGGCGCATTGACCAGAAGTGgcatacagtgttttcagtttgattGCATGCTATTCACATTCACTGGACATGATGAATGTGTTGGTACACATTCATCATttgtgttattacatatcaacatttcctttgccctccctggccagggtccagtggaggtggacatacatgGCACAACATGCCTGCAGGCTTTGCCGTGACCGATCCATCACAGAACTCAAATCAAccgtgatcagatcatttcaagtGCTGTTATGACACCATCATATGCATCCCATCTCGAcagcaccaagagtgttttgaactgtgcaacacactcgggacagccgagtGAATGGTACCAgctatgtagactgctcagagactgccatccgtcagtcttcagaccgcacctcaatacttcccaactgtggccggatgtgtcatgcTGACACCATTCAGCCACAATCGGCTTATGTGTGATGAGTGTATGATTAACTGTTccatatgtattcatcctgcagaaagtgattttttttccaaatttgtgAACAAAGATGGAGAGAAATAAAACTTCTGTGTGTCgtcaactcatgaaaaatgggagtggAAACCACAGTGCtggactgttttttgtttgtttgtttgtttgtttttttgagtgcaTATTTTCAAaggaaagctgaagtgttaaaaaCACCAACCGGTTTTATTGCTGATCGTTCCTTCAGAGCATGGCACACATTCAAAACAACAGACAGGCTTCCCTTTCTTTCTTGCATTGCGGGTGCCAGGTGGACAGCTTTCACTACACACTGATTGGGGTGGCTGCAGAAACAAAGGTAATTATCTTATTCTACATAATTTTACATGGCTACAATCGCCTGTTTCATAAATGCCAGTAAATATATCTCATGACCTCTTTGAATTGTAAATTCCAGAAGATTCTATTTTCTTCAAGTTTAACCTCTTCACCTTTCCAGGCTGACTTTTGAAACACACCCACATTCTCAATCTTTATTGTTCCATCAGGGAGCCACTGCCAGTTAACAATGTCATAGATTGGTAAGGCATCACCATTCTCATCAAATAGCACCTGGTCACCAGATGATGTGTTGAAATTGACATTTTGCAAGTAATGCACAAGCTGTCAAAATCAGAATTAAGGGACAGAAAATAAGAGGTTAAAAATGTTAGTCTGCCaattgataaatggactgcattcatatagcacttttccatctgcatcagaagctcaaagcactttacagtgatgcctcccattcacacagacacacacacacaccaatgtcagagtgctgccatgcaaggcactcactacacaccgggagaaactaggggatttagggccttgcccaaaggcccttagtgaattCCGGTCTGACtgtgttttgaactgaggatcctctgatctgaagCCAAACTGATAAAAAATACAATACATTGCTGTGTCTCTTTTCATCATTACACTTCAGGGTTTCCACTTTCACAAAATGTCAAGCTATATAACCCAGAATGCCAAGCATTTATGCTGCTCTGGAAACACCTGATCCTATTAGATCTCAGAAGTAAAGCCACGTAAGTCCTGATTAGTATTTGGATGAATGATCACttaggaacaccaggagctgcacacatttctccatgccgaactggagttgtgtcaagaagcacatccagtgtaaaaattgTGACAAATCCCAATGCAGTTCACTACCATATCCATCATGTTGAAAGCAAACAacaggaacaacaaaaacaaaaaagacaaacctcAACTAACTAGATCATAACGACCATTTACCCTGGAGTGCATCTCCCACCACGCTGTCATGACACTACCTCACCACCATTACCACACCACAGcaaccatttttatttgtaacctCAAatcgcattctgagaaaccaacatttctccacATTGCATTCAGTGAGTCATAACAAAACGAATTCTCAAGAAatactggtttctcagaatgcaaaagatggagaaccatgccctcctcttctgggtcaggctcaaaaccaaTCAATTGCCACGAGTATCATCAAATGCACCAATGCAATGTCACAACATGTCAgtgaagtcaagtctgggagaatATAATGGTGCTGCACTTCACCACATCCAAGACACCACAGAATTGCCTTTGGTCCTTGATGGCAACTGGCCAGGcaaacaaccggtccatccccatatCTCTAATATATAGAAATGTGGGgataataaaatattttaataGGTCAACAGGGCAGACAAAGTTTGCACATATCAAAAAATGTCAGCCCATGCTACATCGTCCTGGTACATGAAGACACATCACATGAGGGATCTCTAACCCTTAGAAAGCACCTGCCATGCATATTTTCAAACTCTCTCTGGTACACTTACAGGTAAATGAACTGACTCACGTGTGCTTAGCCAAACAAGAGCTGGGAAACACCAACTTAAAACAAATCAGGTGTGAACAGAGCAGCTGGACAtggaaacatgcagggcaggacaCTCCAGGAACAGTGTTGGAGACAGATTCATGTCTAACGTAATGCTTCACTGCATGGGTGCATTACATTAGCGTGATCTTACCAAGTCTCCACCTAATTCAGTGTACATAATGTGCACATGGAGACCCACCATACCATTTAAGAATGGTtgatttacatattttaatttctTGTTCTGGACGTAATCAATGTCAGTCTGAATTACACACAAAATTCTGTAATGTATTCAAACAGACATCACACCTGCCAAAGCTCTAGCTTGTTTAAACTGGCACAGCTTTTCCCTCTGAAAGGTCCTCTCCCTGGCACACACTGCAGCATGTCATCAAGGGCATATGCCAGTGCGTACACAGCCTTGTAGACATTGTACTCTGACCTCAGATTTGAAACATCCAAAATCTCACTCTTCACGTTTTTTAGATCTTCCTGTCCAGTGCATAGAGCTCCCCCAGATTCCACCCAGCCTGCTGGAAGTGGGGCAAATCTACATTGAAATGTGAATTCCCAAAACTGTTTTAcctgaaaaaaattgaaaaacccAGTTAACAGAAATGCAGTGggagaaaataacaacaacaaaacatctgTATATTTCTGTTCAATATGAGGTTAATTTTTCACCAAGCTACGTCCATAGCTGTTGTTGTGGTGTTGGTCAGGATGTATTTTTGTCAGAAACTCCTTTAGACCTGGAATTTCTCCTCGTCGGATGGCGATGCCCAGGGTCCCACCCAGGTATGGCATGAGTTCGGGGGTGTGGAGAATGGCAGCTGATGTCCACCCTTCACTGGCCATCCACTGCACACCTGTCACATTTTGTTTTACCACCTGTACATTGTGTGACAGCAGAACAAATGTCATACTGCAGGGCCAATAATGCACTGTTGTTGTGAAAACTGTACTCAACTGACAAAATAAGTGCGTGTTTTGAGCAGAATTCATTAGAACATTTTCTGTTATGATAGAAACAATACATATTAGCAAGGCTCTTTATTCTGTGAACTCCCTTTGTAAGGTTAAAAAGAAAATCATCAAACTTCAAAATCATCAAACTGCAGAAATACAACAGTTCAGTAACACTCATTCTGTCGTTATTCCATAaagctttttgtgtgtgtgtgtgtgtgtgttgggtcaAAAGATGTAATTATTACTGTGAATCATACTTTTTGACTTCTGTATATACAGATTCCCAAATTGACATGTATTTTAATTCTAACCTCTTCTGTGAGTTGAATCATATGACTTTCATGTGCAAATACAATCACCACATGAGCTGTAGATTGCTTCATTATTTTCACAATCCTCTTAAATTCAGTTGGCTTCTTGTTTAAAGGCAAAACTTCTAAGTAAGCCAGACAACCTTCACCAGATTCAACCAAGTCAGACTGGAAAGATCAGGCAGCATGGAGTCCATAGTCATCATCATTGACGAGCAGACCAACCCAGGTCCAGCCAAAgtgttttaaaatgttaattataGCACGTACCTAATTATACAGAGAATTTACATATTAATGTACAGACCTCAATGTGGTGTCAAGAGCAAATCTGCTGTAAAGGTGTACTATATTAATGTTTCCATTATTTTTACACAGAGATTTGTTTCACTGCATCAACATTCCATACTGTCTGTTTTACATTTTCCTCATACAGATTGACATTTACTTGGAAAGCATCACTTGAGATAGTCCGGAAGAAGGATGGAAACTTTTTTCGGTCACTCAAGCAAGAACATGTTGCAAAGTAACTCACCTGCACAAGATAAAGACTGTAACCTACAAAGGCTGAAAGCATGAATACATTATTCTTTATATGAATACTTTTAAAGGTCTTTCTTCCTGTATTTACATTAAAAGTTCAAACTGAATGGAAATGCAGCAAAATGATGATTAGATGCTGATGCAGAAAACTTACCATTGGCACTCTGTACAAACCTAAGACAGATGAGATGGCAATAGTACGTGTAGAGGAAGAATCACCCACAATTCCCAACACAGGAGGGGTTCCCACACAGGTTTCATCTAATTTAAACTCTGTCTCTTGACCACTGGCTAAAGACAAGGCAGCACggaatccaactccaacattgacaCAGTTATCATAAAGCTTGTATCCCAGAGTCACATTCAAAAGTAGGTTGGAATTTCTGTTGATCTCATCAATAGCAAATGCCATGGTCTGAGCCTGCCTGAATCCTTGAATATTGAAACTGAGAAAAATATTTATAATTTGTCAGTTTATCAGATTTACTGGCAGACAATAACACTTATTACCAAAAGCCACAGTACAACATCCTCAGTGTTAATTCAACCCGCACAGAATGAATACTCTTCCAATTATCACTGATTCTGAGttaatttttcaatttaaaaTAGACTTGAAACAAAATTTATAAAACAGTTCAActtgaaaacagttaaattcttAAATATTGAAATAGACTAAAATGTATAATTCATCAGTTTATCAGCTTGCTGTCAGACAGTAACACTTGATACCAAAACCACAGAGCAACATCCTCAGTGTTAATTCAACCCACACAGAATTAAAATTAATACTCTTACAGTTATCACTGATTCCGAGTTAATTTTTCAATAACAAATACTTTTGTAACATAATTTAttaaacagttactttaaaacTCTTAAATTCTTCAAATATGACAGTATTATTTATATGTTCTTGTCTTTGAGTAAATGACACACTCACCTGTAGCAGGAAGGTTGTTGGGGCTCAGAATTAAATGAAAGATCAGGAGTGACCGAAAATAAATGGAATGCAAACAACCCACCAAGAACAACATCTCCAGACTTGTGCATCATATTCAGGTGGAAGTGTCCCTGTAACTGACAGGAAGAAACAGAAGGAGGCCCAGCAGAGCAAAAGTTGAAAAACAATTTAGCATACATGACTAAAGTCACTTTGACAGACAAAAAAGCCATTGTGCCTGTTCTCTTTTTTTTACCCCTTTTCTGAGGTAAGACACAAAATAGTGTCAATGTGTCAAtccctttttattttcttgcatcATGATGAATCTAGCACGTCATGCAAATGGGAAGAAACAGGGGCAGGGCCTATGATGTAATTCATTTTACACTGATTCACTGTTGATGTCAGTCAACTGTTGAACGCATGCACCTTTGATAACATCACTATCACATAATACTCCCACTGTAGATTAAATTACCCACTAGGCAGGCATATTATTTGGTCACGGATCCTCAAAATTGATTTGCTTAAGTATCAATTTTAACACCCCACTCAATTTGTCCAGATTCAATGAGAAAATTAATCAGACAACAAGGTTCTTATTCATGCCAGCTGCACagcaataacaaaataataaaaaaaatggcactTTTGTTTCTACGTTAGAATCATCCACTGTTGCATCATTAAAAGCCATTTCAAAGCCCTCAGTGTGGCAACCAGTTCCTCACCACTTTTGCCTTCATTTGAAGGCTGGCAAATACATTCAGAAAATAGAACGCCATTCAGCAACTTGAAGGACCCCGACCagtccagaaaaaaacaaaacaaaacaaaaaaagcataTTTTTAATAATGTCAAGTATTGATTAATTTGTATGTCAGTCATTTGGGTCATCTGCAGTGTTTTAACTGCTGGCTTTCCCTCACAAACAAATATTTTGATAGCTCACACATTTATTAGCATATTAAGTCAAGCGTTCATTTCATGCATGCCCAGACTTGCTACATagtgcactcacacacactcttCTTCAATtgcttatccaagattgggttgTGGGGGGCctatcctatcccagcagtttttGGGCATGAAGCagtgtacatcctggacaggatgccagtctgtcgcaggggaggtcagctaatgattttctttttatagccgctcgtggggcgctcgttagctacctccaaaacctggagaaagagggactcatcgacaggcagacatactacagactgtaccctggggacgccattctgtgcatctatggactgcccaaaatccacaaacaggacgtgccactcaggcctattgtatgtagcacagattccatcacgtacaatttggccaagcacctcaagtggattttggctcctctagtgggtaactcagaccaccatgtggagaacacacaagattttgtgaacaagatcaaggacctgcagctggaggcagatgaaacaatcatgtcatttgatgtgacttcgttgttcacctgcatccccaccactgaggccgtctcagctgtgaagcagagactgctggaggatgtgtctctacttgaaaggaccaaactcacaccagaccacatctgccaactcttggagatctgtcttaacaccatgtatttcctgtttagggggaattactacaggtagattcatggttgtgcgatggggtctccggtatcccccattgtgaccaatctgtacatggagtgagtggagaagacagccttgatgtctttcacggccatctctcccagtcactggttcagatatgttgatgacacatgggttaaaatcaagcaacaggaagttgaggactttatagaacacatcaactcggtggacgccaatatcaagttcacacgtgaggatgccagaaacaaccatttagccttcttggactgtgatgttacgattggagagaacaggcagctccagacaggggtttacagaaaaccaactcacactgaccaatatctgctctttggctcaaaccacccccttgaacacaagctcagggtgatcaggacgcttcaacacagagccctacaggtgcccacaactgcagagggaagggctaaagaacaacaacttgtccggaaagccctcacagtatgtgggtacccacgatggtccctggacaaagtgcagaagtcccagagaacaaagagaccagatagacaggagacggagacaagaagaagaggagtgtctctcccttatttagcaggagtagcggaaaaactacagaggatcttcagacagcacagaatcccagtttactttaaaccggttaacaccttgagacagaaattagatcaccctaaggacaggatccctagttacaaacagagcaatgtagtgtattctatcagatgtcaggaaaactgtaacgaacactacataggtgagactaagcaacctttacacaaaaggctataccagcaccgcagagagggcgccagtgaacctcagtctgcagttcatctccaccttaaagacactaaccacacgtttgaggacaaggaagttaaaatattagctagagagaagaaatggtttgagagaggggtcaaggaggcattctttgtgaaacgtttgacacccagccttaactggggagggggtctgagacacgctttatcccctgtttacaatggggtactcagggcaaagcagtttcagtcttttgttcatggtaatgagtcattcacgtcatcagcagagtcatcaagggaaccgtcaggagagggtccgtcccatcattaggagggacagctgccctgtcattaggagggtgctaactagagcacaataggtgctaattagagctattgtttagtcactagcctatagcagtctgcctctcgttaggaggggtctggttaggtttaaaactccagcttttgtgacttcttgattattcttctctacaagagtcaagacagaagtcagaccaccagagcaagaattttagctgaggaagcctctgcgatttgaagcgaaacgccctcgcgtcaagcaacccagtccagtcgaagattcaagcttcactACTatgggaaaccacctggacaactgagagcctacacagaagcaAACatagggacaacatgcaaactccacacagaaagaccacaggtgggaaatgaTCCCACAACTtaattgctgtgaggcagcagcgctaACCACAAATTCAACATGCTGCCAAATGCAttataagtaataataaaaaaagtgaattttcaataaattaaaacactaaaGCCATGACCATTTACTTTGCATATGGGTTATTCTGTGTCAACTTAACCAATGGCCCATGCCTTTGCATCTCAGATTTTGTTCTTATTCACATCAAATGGACCTACACATGTCCTGATAACAGGTGTCAAATATTTTTGTTCTGGCACAAATACTTTTTGATATGACTATGTTTGGTCAAATTTGGTTTCggtcaaattttgaaaaaaaatttttggcTTCTCATTTTAAACCAATTTACAAACATCCATATCTCATTCATTTGTTTAGACTGAACCTTAAAATTTGCTCTGTGACTCAATAACATCTATTAGTTTAGAACAGTAGCAACACATGATACAAAATATTTTTTGTCTACATACACCAAGCTATTGAATATGAGCAAATTTTAAGAAATTGTGAAAAATTTCAAATATTCATGGCattataaaatgtgtttttattcatctcagatccatgatttttttaatccatgaatagttttttaattttttaataatttgtgtcTTTTACAAATTTATACCCTGAGAGACATAGGCTCTCAAAGTTGAAAAAATGTGAACGTTAGCACAACTTCACAGGGGTGTAACCCAATGTTTGAATATAGTAAAATCTTTCAAACTATCATTTTCTGTAAGGTACTTTAGTTTATTTTGCATATCCATAGGTTTGAACATCCTTATACTGTCCAAACTTAACAGAAATTGCATTGAAGTAAGGTATGTGTAAGAAAAtggaatacagttgtatgtaaaggttttggcacccctgatgatttccatgattttccttcatagtaaatcattgtttgtttggatcagaaatttcagttaaatatatcatatagcatatgaacacactgatatttgagaagtgaaataaagttcttAGGATTTACATAATGTGTGCAACAATTATTTAAACAaacttaggcaggtgcataaatttgtgtTCGGGTGTGGtgt
The sequence above is drawn from the Thalassophryne amazonica chromosome 4, fThaAma1.1, whole genome shotgun sequence genome and encodes:
- the LOC117509222 gene encoding LOW QUALITY PROTEIN: extracellular calcium-sensing receptor-like (The sequence of the model RefSeq protein was modified relative to this genomic sequence to represent the inferred CDS: substituted 1 base at 1 genomic stop codon), translating into MMHKSGDVVLGGLFAFHLFSVTPDLSFNSEPQQPSCYSFNIQGFRQAQTMAFAIDEINRNSNLLLNVTLGYKLYDNCVNVGVGFRAALSLASGQETEFKLDETCVGTPPVLGIVGDSSSTRTIAISSVLGLYRVPMVSYFATCSCLSDRKKFPSFFRTISSDAFQVRAIINILKHFGWTWVGLLVNDDDYGLHAAXSFQSDLVESGEGCLAYLEVLPLNKKPTEFKRIVKIMKQSTAHVVIVFAHESHMIQLTEEVVKQNVTGVQWMASEGWTSAAILHTPELMPYLGGTLGIAIRRGEIPGLKEFLTKIHPDQHHNNSYGRSLVKQFWEFTFQCRFAPLPAGWVESGGALCTGQEDLKNVKSEILDVSNLRSEYNVYKAVYALAYALDDMLQCVPGRGPFRGKSCASLNKLELWQLVHYLQNVNFNTSSGDQVLFDENGDALPIYDIVNWQWLPDGTIKIENVGVFQKSAWKGEEVKLEENRIFWNLQFKEPPQSVCSESCPPGTRNARKKGKPVCCFECVPCSEGTISNKTDSMECTSCPEDLWSSSRRDQCIPKGIEFLSYHEPLGICLTTALLLGTFICAVVLWIFTYYRSTPIVRANNSELSFQLILSLKLCFLCSLLFIGRPLLWTCQLRHAVCGISFVLCVSCILVKTMVVLAVFKSSKPGDGPRLKWFGVKQQRGTVLALGSVQAVICIAWLTSSSPAPHKNTQYQNDKIVYECVVGSTVGFAVLLGYIGFLAVLSFLLAFLARNLPDSFNEAKHITFSMLIFCAVWVAFVPTYISSPGKYADAVEVFAILASSFGLLVALFGPKCYIILLRPERNTKKAIMSRGIET